In the Flavisolibacter tropicus genome, one interval contains:
- a CDS encoding calcineurin-like phosphoesterase C-terminal domain-containing protein, with translation MQRRSFLRNTLWLSGGAVLASCSKKIVPEGSGTSEVIKGRVQSGGKGLANVAVSDGFSVVLTNAKGQYALTKHEAAEYIFVSTPAGYAFPHTNGIASTYKKLEGSGDIDFELERLTVDDNEHKFLIWADPQMANASDVQKMLAQSVPDVKKLVASAGTGALIHGITVGDIAWDKLEIFDDYKKGVQQMGIPFFQCIGNHDMDYRQGGDETSDRTFKKAFGPTYYSFNRGQVHYVVLDDVRYLGVERDYDGYITQQQLDWLKKDLSYVTKEKLIILCLHIPVHSSVKNRKDLYEILGDRTVHIMSGHTHWHDNVIQGNIYEHNHGTVCGAWWTGPICGDGTPNGYGVYTVKGTDLKWHYQATGQDANYQLSVSISEFNNVQKQVKVNIWNYDPAWKTAHWIDGEAKGSLEQFEGFDPQAYATLQGPNLPKPRGFAEPKMTDHLFRAFVPNTAKEIKIIATDRFGKEYVVTQTI, from the coding sequence ATGCAACGACGTTCGTTTTTAAGAAATACACTTTGGCTCTCTGGCGGCGCAGTACTGGCTAGTTGTTCTAAAAAAATTGTTCCTGAAGGTAGCGGCACCTCCGAAGTCATTAAGGGGCGCGTACAATCTGGTGGCAAGGGCTTGGCTAACGTGGCCGTTTCGGATGGTTTCTCGGTGGTACTCACTAATGCCAAAGGACAATATGCACTGACAAAGCATGAGGCTGCCGAATACATCTTTGTGTCAACTCCTGCTGGTTATGCATTTCCTCATACGAACGGTATCGCATCGACCTATAAAAAACTAGAGGGGAGTGGAGACATTGACTTTGAACTGGAGCGCCTGACCGTGGACGACAATGAACACAAATTTCTCATTTGGGCAGATCCGCAAATGGCAAACGCCAGTGATGTTCAAAAAATGCTAGCGCAATCGGTACCCGATGTAAAGAAACTGGTGGCAAGCGCAGGTACTGGCGCTTTGATCCATGGCATTACGGTTGGAGATATTGCCTGGGACAAGTTGGAAATCTTTGATGATTACAAAAAAGGAGTTCAGCAAATGGGCATACCTTTTTTCCAGTGTATTGGTAATCACGACATGGATTACCGCCAGGGGGGTGACGAAACTTCTGACCGCACTTTTAAGAAGGCTTTTGGTCCTACCTATTATTCCTTCAACCGCGGACAGGTGCATTATGTAGTGTTGGACGATGTACGCTACTTAGGCGTTGAGCGTGACTATGATGGATACATTACCCAACAACAATTAGATTGGCTAAAGAAAGATCTATCCTATGTAACCAAAGAGAAACTGATCATTCTTTGTTTACATATTCCTGTTCATTCATCGGTGAAGAATAGGAAAGACTTGTATGAAATTCTAGGAGATAGAACCGTGCATATTATGTCGGGGCATACGCATTGGCATGACAATGTGATACAAGGCAATATCTATGAGCATAACCACGGAACAGTGTGTGGTGCCTGGTGGACGGGCCCGATTTGTGGTGATGGAACACCAAATGGCTATGGCGTTTATACCGTAAAAGGTACTGACTTGAAATGGCATTACCAGGCTACAGGTCAAGACGCCAATTATCAATTGAGTGTTTCCATCAGTGAGTTTAACAATGTTCAAAAACAAGTGAAAGTAAATATCTGGAATTACGATCCTGCCTGGAAAACGGCACATTGGATTGATGGTGAAGCAAAAGGTTCATTAGAACAGTTTGAAGGATTTGATCCACAGGCATATGCCACTTTACAAGGACCGAACCTGCCAAAGCCAAGAGGATTTGCTGAACCTAAAATGACAGATCATTTATTCCGTGCTTTTGTACCGAATACGGCGAAGGAAATAAAGATCATAGCCACAGACCGCTTTGGTAAAGAATATGTTGTTACTCAAACTATTTAA
- a CDS encoding GDSL-type esterase/lipase family protein: MKKLALVWMLLQAFQGASAQTAKWDSTFRPNNYDLKKELFRSFKNSEKDVVFLGNSITANVDWSELLQMKEARNRGISGDITFGVLERLDEVIEGKPAKVFILIGINDISRNIPDSIIAENHRKIVARIKKGSPKTKIYLETLLPVNNTFTQFKNHYNKDEHIQYVNERLKETAKAYGAVLIDLHPYFQDSEGKLKKEFTEDGLHLKAAGYKLWADILKKGNYLK; encoded by the coding sequence ATGAAAAAACTTGCTTTGGTATGGATGCTTTTACAAGCATTTCAGGGGGCTTCCGCCCAAACAGCTAAATGGGATAGCACATTCCGTCCCAACAATTATGACTTGAAGAAAGAATTGTTCCGCAGTTTTAAAAATAGTGAGAAAGATGTAGTGTTCCTTGGTAATAGTATAACGGCTAATGTGGATTGGAGTGAGCTATTACAGATGAAGGAAGCCCGCAATCGTGGTATTTCAGGCGATATTACCTTTGGTGTATTAGAGCGCCTTGATGAGGTGATAGAAGGCAAGCCTGCCAAGGTGTTTATTCTTATAGGCATCAATGATATATCCCGTAATATTCCAGATAGTATCATCGCTGAAAATCATAGAAAGATTGTAGCGCGAATTAAGAAGGGTAGTCCTAAAACAAAGATCTACTTGGAAACATTGTTGCCGGTAAATAACACCTTTACCCAGTTTAAGAATCATTATAACAAAGACGAGCATATTCAATATGTAAACGAACGGCTTAAAGAAACGGCAAAAGCGTATGGTGCCGTATTGATTGATCTGCATCCTTATTTTCAAGATAGTGAAGGCAAGTTAAAAAAAGAGTTTACAGAGGATGGCTTACATTTAAAAGCTGCTGGCTATAAACTATGGGCCGACATATTGAAAAAAGGTAATTACTTAAAATAA
- a CDS encoding glycerophosphodiester phosphodiesterase family protein encodes MMTKVSIAIGLIAVTTLVSCATHKNSTVNKEAMNTFPAFDKEGHRGGRGLMPENTIPAMHNAIDLGVTTLEMDASISKDKKVVVSHDPYFNSDITTTPEGKTLTKQEGMALLLYGMDYNTIKKYDVGLKPHPGFPRQQKIAVHKPLLSELIASSEEYAKKKGHAPLWYNIETKSMPSGDGVKHPAPEEFVDLLVAVINEAGIANRTVIQSFDIRTLQVIHKKYPQFKTSLLMEATDKRSLDEQLNELGFVPFVYSPNYALLSTQLVNACHAKGMKVVPWTLNTKELIEQAKTYGVDGIITDYPDLYNN; translated from the coding sequence ATGATGACGAAGGTTTCTATTGCAATAGGCTTAATAGCTGTTACTACATTGGTTTCTTGTGCCACACATAAAAACAGTACAGTAAACAAGGAAGCTATGAATACATTTCCTGCTTTTGATAAAGAGGGTCACAGAGGTGGTAGAGGTTTAATGCCTGAAAATACCATTCCGGCTATGCATAATGCGATAGACTTAGGTGTAACCACTTTAGAAATGGATGCCAGCATTTCTAAAGACAAAAAAGTAGTCGTTTCTCACGACCCTTATTTTAATTCAGATATAACTACTACACCAGAAGGAAAGACGCTGACAAAACAGGAGGGGATGGCGTTGCTTCTTTATGGTATGGATTATAATACCATAAAAAAGTATGATGTAGGTTTAAAACCACACCCTGGTTTTCCGCGTCAACAAAAAATAGCTGTACACAAACCATTATTATCAGAACTCATTGCTTCTTCAGAGGAATATGCCAAAAAGAAGGGACACGCACCTTTGTGGTATAATATTGAAACGAAATCAATGCCTTCTGGTGATGGTGTAAAACATCCAGCGCCTGAAGAGTTTGTAGACCTATTAGTGGCTGTTATTAATGAAGCCGGCATTGCCAATAGAACCGTTATTCAATCTTTTGATATACGTACGTTACAAGTAATACATAAAAAATATCCTCAATTCAAGACCTCGTTACTTATGGAGGCTACTGATAAAAGAAGCCTGGATGAGCAATTGAATGAGCTAGGGTTTGTGCCATTTGTCTATAGCCCTAATTACGCGTTGCTTTCTACTCAATTGGTAAATGCCTGTCATGCAAAAGGAATGAAAGTAGTTCCGTGGACTTTAAACACGAAAGAGCTGATTGAACAAGCAAAAACATATGGCGTAGATGGAATCATTACGGATTATCCGGATCTCTATAATAACTAA
- the glpK gene encoding glycerol kinase GlpK — MNQYILAFDQGTTSSRAIVFNQAGEAVSIAQKEFTQHFPQPGWVEHDAEEIWSTQLGVATEAVLKAGLSTQDIAGIGITNQRETTVVWDRVTLRPIAHAIVWQDRRTAAFCDQLKKDGHAEYIQKTTGLIPDAYFSATKVKWLLDNIEGAREKAEKGELCFGTIDSWLLYKLTNGKVHATDVTNASRTMLFNIHTLQWDKQLLELFAIPESMLPEVRSSSEIYGYTDHILTAANIPICGIAGDQQAALFGQMCTQPGMVKNTYGTGCFMLMNTGDQPIFSKNNLLTTIAWKIGDDTQYALEGSVFIAGAVVQWLRDGLGVIRSSAEVETLAASVENNGGVYFVPSFAGLGAPYWNQHAKGTMMGITRGTTAGHIARASIESIAFQTMDVLNAMNADAGIEISEIRVDGGATVNDLLMQFQSDMLNCKVVRPKITETTAAGAAFLAGLAIGFWKDLSEVQQYWKEQKSFEPNLDDTTRQRNIAKWNTAIKAAEVWAEIEK; from the coding sequence ATGAATCAATACATATTGGCATTTGACCAGGGAACCACCTCATCTCGTGCCATTGTTTTTAACCAAGCCGGAGAGGCCGTATCTATTGCACAGAAGGAATTTACACAACACTTTCCTCAGCCAGGCTGGGTGGAGCATGACGCTGAAGAAATCTGGTCAACTCAACTTGGCGTAGCTACAGAAGCTGTATTAAAAGCAGGTTTATCTACCCAAGATATTGCTGGAATTGGTATCACCAATCAAAGAGAAACCACCGTTGTTTGGGATAGGGTTACACTTCGCCCTATTGCTCATGCTATTGTATGGCAGGATAGAAGAACAGCCGCTTTTTGTGATCAGTTAAAGAAAGATGGTCATGCAGAATATATTCAAAAAACCACGGGCCTGATTCCTGATGCTTATTTCTCTGCTACCAAGGTAAAATGGCTGTTGGATAATATAGAAGGAGCACGTGAAAAAGCTGAAAAGGGTGAATTGTGTTTTGGTACTATTGACTCGTGGTTGTTATACAAACTTACAAACGGCAAGGTACATGCGACGGATGTGACCAATGCTTCCCGCACTATGTTGTTTAACATTCATACGTTGCAGTGGGATAAACAACTTTTAGAACTATTTGCCATTCCGGAAAGTATGTTGCCAGAAGTTCGCTCTTCCAGCGAAATATATGGCTATACAGATCATATACTGACAGCAGCCAATATTCCGATCTGTGGTATTGCAGGTGATCAGCAGGCTGCCTTATTTGGCCAGATGTGTACACAACCGGGCATGGTTAAGAATACCTATGGTACAGGATGCTTTATGTTGATGAACACAGGCGACCAACCCATTTTTTCCAAGAACAATCTACTGACTACCATTGCGTGGAAAATTGGTGATGACACACAATATGCCTTAGAAGGCAGCGTGTTTATTGCTGGCGCTGTGGTGCAGTGGTTGCGTGATGGCTTGGGAGTGATCCGCTCTTCTGCAGAAGTAGAAACCCTGGCTGCCAGTGTTGAAAATAATGGGGGCGTATATTTTGTTCCCTCTTTCGCCGGTCTTGGAGCTCCTTATTGGAACCAACATGCAAAAGGCACGATGATGGGAATTACCAGGGGTACAACAGCAGGCCATATCGCACGTGCCTCTATTGAAAGCATCGCTTTTCAAACTATGGATGTTTTGAATGCTATGAATGCCGATGCTGGTATTGAAATTTCCGAGATAAGAGTAGATGGTGGCGCCACTGTAAACGATCTATTAATGCAGTTCCAAAGTGATATGCTGAATTGTAAAGTGGTGAGGCCGAAGATCACTGAAACGACAGCTGCCGGTGCTGCCTTCCTGGCTGGATTAGCTATTGGTTTCTGGAAAGATCTTTCTGAAGTACAGCAATACTGGAAAGAACAAAAGAGTTTTGAACCTAATTTAGACGATACTACTCGCCAACGCAATATAGCCAAGTGGAATACTGCTATCAAGGCTGCTGAAGTGTGGGCTGAAATTGAGAAATAA
- a CDS encoding MIP/aquaporin family protein: MSIFISELIGTALLILLGNGVVANVVLNKTKGNNGGWIVITFGWAIAVFVGVFVAAKNSGAHLNPAVTVAMSFLKKIPLETVPLYFAGQFGGAMLGAFLVWLLYRHHFTSTADAGLKLAVFATGPAIRDTTSNLISEIVGTFVLVFSVLYIAAPSSSLGALDALPVALLVLGIGLSLGGTTGYAINPARDLGPRIMHALLPINGKGSSDWSYSWIPVVGPIIGAILAALAFSAVAGF, translated from the coding sequence ATGTCAATATTTATTTCTGAACTGATTGGAACAGCCCTCCTTATTCTACTGGGAAATGGAGTAGTAGCCAATGTGGTACTAAACAAAACCAAGGGCAATAATGGAGGGTGGATTGTCATTACATTCGGATGGGCTATTGCTGTTTTTGTGGGCGTATTTGTAGCCGCTAAAAACAGTGGAGCACACCTGAACCCGGCTGTAACAGTAGCCATGAGCTTTTTAAAGAAAATACCGCTTGAAACAGTGCCACTTTATTTCGCTGGTCAATTTGGTGGTGCTATGCTTGGCGCCTTTCTTGTATGGTTGCTTTATCGTCATCATTTTACTTCGACAGCTGATGCAGGGCTTAAGCTAGCTGTATTTGCAACAGGGCCGGCCATACGTGATACCACGAGTAATTTAATCTCTGAGATCGTGGGGACTTTTGTATTAGTCTTTAGTGTCTTGTATATAGCAGCACCTTCAAGTAGTTTGGGCGCATTAGATGCCCTGCCTGTAGCCTTATTGGTTTTAGGAATCGGTTTAAGCCTTGGCGGTACTACGGGTTACGCTATCAATCCTGCCAGGGATCTTGGACCACGTATTATGCATGCACTGTTACCAATAAATGGAAAAGGAAGCAGCGATTGGTCATATAGCTGGATACCAGTAGTAGGACCAATAATAGGTGCTATATTGGCTGCTTTGGCCTTTAGTGCGGTTGCAGGATTTTAA
- a CDS encoding glycerophosphodiester phosphodiesterase family protein — MKMLHYAISVCSIMGIVSCQSGKKLASTNNFPAFYKEGHRGSRGLMPENTIPAMKKGVDLGANVVEVDVYLTKDEKVLVAHDPYVNVNHSLFEDGRSIPSNEATNYVWHQMNYSDIRKFDVGSKPYSAFPQQDKIKVSMPLLAELIDSVEHYTTSKGLPGVIYNIELKTSKRYDSLGYNATPATLVDAVIEVVKNTSIGNRFYIQSFDVRPLQEVKKKFPGVRIGFLTDADQAFETNLQVLGFQPDIYSPSFRLVTPTLIKQCHDRKMKIIPWTVNDQEKIKQLIGWGVDGIITDFPNYL, encoded by the coding sequence ATGAAAATGCTTCACTACGCTATATCTGTGTGCTCGATAATGGGCATCGTTTCTTGCCAAAGCGGCAAAAAACTGGCTTCAACCAATAATTTTCCAGCCTTTTATAAAGAAGGACACAGGGGGAGTAGAGGTCTGATGCCGGAGAATACGATTCCAGCTATGAAAAAAGGAGTTGATCTTGGTGCCAACGTAGTGGAAGTAGATGTGTATCTGACAAAAGATGAAAAAGTATTAGTAGCACACGATCCCTACGTAAATGTAAATCACAGTCTTTTTGAAGATGGTAGATCTATTCCGTCCAATGAAGCTACCAATTACGTTTGGCACCAGATGAATTATAGCGACATCCGGAAGTTTGATGTAGGCTCCAAACCTTATAGCGCTTTTCCGCAACAGGATAAGATCAAAGTATCGATGCCATTGTTAGCAGAATTGATTGACTCGGTAGAGCATTATACCACCTCTAAAGGCCTGCCGGGTGTGATCTACAATATAGAATTAAAAACCAGTAAGAGGTATGACAGCCTGGGTTATAATGCAACACCGGCAACACTTGTTGATGCTGTCATAGAGGTGGTTAAAAACACATCGATCGGTAACCGTTTTTATATTCAGTCGTTTGATGTGCGACCACTGCAAGAGGTGAAAAAGAAATTTCCAGGTGTGCGAATTGGTTTCCTGACCGATGCTGACCAAGCCTTTGAAACAAACCTGCAGGTTTTAGGATTCCAACCAGACATTTACAGTCCTTCCTTTCGATTGGTAACGCCCACACTTATTAAACAATGTCACGACCGGAAGATGAAGATCATTCCATGGACTGTAAATGATCAAGAGAAAATCAAACAGCTGATTGGTTGGGGTGTAGATGGAATCATTACTGATTTTCCCAACTATTTATAG
- the xth gene encoding exodeoxyribonuclease III, whose protein sequence is MRIATYNVNGITARLPVLLHWLEETAPDVACLQELKAPQEKFPEQAILEAGYQAIWHGQKSWNGVAILSKHGKPEEVRRTLPGDEEDTHSRYIEAMINGIRIGCLYLPNGNPAPGPKFDYKLQWFERLIKHARELLSSGIPTVLTGDYNVIPTEQDAYKPERWVEDALFRPESRATFKKLIDQGWIDAIRTLHPDETIYTYWDYFRNAYGRNAGIRIDHFLLSPQLMPRLQAGGVDRQVRGWEKTSDHAPVWIELEGH, encoded by the coding sequence ATGCGTATTGCAACCTATAATGTAAATGGAATAACCGCTCGCCTGCCGGTACTATTACACTGGCTGGAGGAAACTGCGCCAGACGTAGCTTGCCTCCAAGAGTTAAAAGCACCTCAAGAGAAGTTTCCCGAGCAAGCTATACTAGAAGCCGGCTACCAGGCTATTTGGCATGGACAAAAGAGTTGGAACGGTGTAGCCATTTTATCCAAACACGGAAAGCCTGAAGAAGTAAGACGCACACTTCCAGGCGATGAAGAAGATACCCATAGCCGTTATATTGAGGCAATGATCAATGGCATAAGGATCGGATGCCTATACCTACCCAATGGCAACCCGGCACCAGGACCAAAATTCGATTACAAGCTGCAATGGTTTGAGCGCTTGATCAAACATGCCAGGGAATTACTATCGAGTGGCATTCCTACTGTATTAACGGGCGATTATAATGTAATACCTACCGAACAAGATGCTTATAAACCAGAGCGCTGGGTAGAGGATGCTTTGTTCCGACCAGAATCACGAGCAACATTTAAGAAACTTATTGATCAGGGTTGGATTGATGCAATTCGCACATTACACCCCGATGAAACTATCTACACCTATTGGGATTATTTTCGCAATGCATATGGCCGGAACGCTGGAATACGTATCGATCATTTCTTATTAAGTCCTCAACTCATGCCCCGTCTACAGGCTGGTGGTGTAGACCGCCAAGTACGTGGCTGGGAAAAAACAAGTGATCATGCACCTGTTTGGATTGAACTGGAAGGTCATTAA
- a CDS encoding carboxypeptidase regulatory-like domain-containing protein, with translation MKKANQILLLFLYCFAFYFSFAQDPITRPHPKTIVGKVVDSASGIPLSQVSVAVSETERSSTFLSTLSNDSGFFEINLFTQQQYLVTFSFIGYKTVTRNINSIPSDLGVIPLPSLAKLLKEVQVTTKKPIIEQSFDKLIYNVDADLESSTASILDILRKIPMLALDADDNLYINGNNNFRVLINGKPTSLL, from the coding sequence ATGAAGAAAGCAAATCAAATCCTCTTACTATTTCTATACTGCTTTGCTTTCTACTTTTCTTTTGCTCAAGATCCAATTACCAGGCCTCATCCAAAAACCATTGTTGGAAAAGTTGTTGACTCTGCATCTGGAATCCCATTAAGCCAAGTATCGGTTGCTGTCAGCGAAACAGAAAGAAGCAGCACTTTTTTAAGTACCCTTTCCAATGACAGCGGTTTCTTTGAAATAAACTTATTTACTCAGCAGCAATACCTGGTTACCTTTTCTTTTATAGGCTACAAAACGGTTACACGAAATATTAACTCAATCCCTTCCGATTTGGGGGTAATTCCACTTCCTTCACTAGCTAAGCTCTTAAAAGAAGTACAAGTGACAACTAAGAAGCCAATTATTGAACAAAGCTTTGATAAGTTAATTTACAATGTAGATGCTGACCTGGAAAGCAGTACTGCCTCAATTTTGGATATACTCCGGAAAATACCCATGTTAGCACTTGATGCAGACGATAACCTTTACATAAATGGCAACAATAATTTCCGCGTACTAATTAATGGAAAGCCAACCTCTCTTTTGTAA